A portion of the Shewanella sp. SNU WT4 genome contains these proteins:
- the rmf gene encoding ribosome modulation factor has translation MKRQKRDRLDRAFSKGFQAGVGGRSKENCPYANLDSKSQWLGGWREGIEDRHNGLLVK, from the coding sequence ATGAAAAGACAAAAAAGAGATCGATTGGACAGAGCTTTTTCAAAAGGTTTTCAGGCTGGAGTTGGTGGACGTTCAAAAGAAAACTGTCCTTACGCGAATCTTGATTCAAAGTCCCAATGGCTTGGTGGCTGGCGGGAAGGGATTGAAGACCGACATAATGGTCTACTTGTGAAGTAA
- a CDS encoding DUF4386 family protein encodes MTLQKVGGIAALIEALAYIIGFVVMGTILNPGNTDGWSQAQKLSFILDKHIIFQSWILFIYVIFGLVLAVALHERLQGDAKSNDRGSDSALMPIATVFGFIWAGLVIASGMITSIGLDTVAKLYAMDIEQAVALWAAIGVVQQGLGGGVEIVGGLWVLLISVAVLRSCALPRLLGYLGMVVGVAGILTLAPPLSDLGAIFGLGQIVWFSWIGILMLRSAGV; translated from the coding sequence ATGACATTACAGAAAGTGGGCGGCATTGCCGCGCTCATTGAAGCGCTTGCTTACATCATAGGTTTTGTGGTGATGGGGACGATACTAAACCCAGGCAATACTGATGGTTGGAGCCAAGCTCAGAAACTTTCCTTTATTCTTGATAAACACATCATCTTTCAAAGCTGGATCCTATTTATTTATGTCATTTTCGGACTAGTGCTAGCGGTAGCTCTGCATGAACGTTTACAAGGCGATGCTAAAAGTAATGATAGGGGTAGTGATAGTGCCTTGATGCCCATAGCAACAGTGTTTGGTTTCATTTGGGCGGGTCTAGTTATTGCTAGCGGTATGATTACCAGTATCGGCTTAGATACAGTCGCTAAACTGTATGCCATGGATATTGAGCAAGCCGTCGCTTTATGGGCCGCCATCGGTGTTGTGCAGCAAGGTCTTGGCGGCGGCGTTGAAATTGTTGGTGGCTTGTGGGTACTGCTCATTAGTGTCGCGGTGCTGCGTTCTTGCGCGCTACCTAGGTTATTAGGCTACTTAGGCATGGTGGTTGGAGTCGCTGGTATTCTTACTCTAGCGCCGCCTTTAAGTGATTTAGGCGCCATCTTTGGTCTCGGACAAATTGTGTGGTTTAGTTGGATAGGTATATTGATGCTGCGCAGTGCTGGCGTTTAA
- the fabA gene encoding bifunctional 3-hydroxydecanoyl-ACP dehydratase/trans-2-decenoyl-ACP isomerase: MTNASSFSKQQLIACGYGDIFGADAPRLPIDNMLMIDRVIKINADGGEFGKGELIAELDINPDLWFFGCHFNGDPVMPGCLGLDAMWQLVGFFLAWEGAKGKGRALGVGEVKFTGQVLPTAKKVTYKLTIKRKVYRKLIMGIADATMEVDGREIYSATDLKVGVFSDTSQF, translated from the coding sequence ATGACTAACGCTAGCAGTTTCAGCAAACAACAACTTATCGCCTGCGGCTATGGTGACATTTTTGGTGCAGATGCCCCACGTCTGCCCATAGACAACATGTTGATGATCGACAGAGTTATCAAGATCAATGCCGATGGCGGTGAATTTGGCAAAGGCGAACTGATTGCTGAACTTGATATCAACCCTGATCTGTGGTTTTTTGGTTGTCATTTTAATGGCGACCCTGTCATGCCTGGCTGCCTAGGTTTAGATGCCATGTGGCAACTGGTTGGTTTCTTCCTCGCATGGGAAGGCGCTAAAGGCAAAGGTAGAGCCCTTGGCGTAGGCGAAGTCAAATTTACTGGTCAAGTATTACCTACTGCTAAAAAAGTCACCTACAAGCTTACCATTAAGCGTAAGGTGTATCGTAAGCTGATTATGGGCATTGCTGATGCGACTATGGAAGTGGATGGTCGTGAAATTTACAGTGCCACTGACTTAAAAGTGGGTGTGTTTAGCGATACTTCGCAGTTTTAA
- a CDS encoding HU family DNA-binding protein yields the protein MNRSQLIKHMASKQDCSQAAAKQQLTHILATIQQALMEGEKVYIPHFGTFELRYFLAKQGRNPQTGAKIDIAGANHPSFKPSPALKTLVNS from the coding sequence ATGAACAGAAGTCAATTGATCAAGCACATGGCCAGCAAACAAGACTGCAGTCAAGCCGCCGCAAAACAGCAACTAACTCATATTTTAGCCACTATACAACAAGCACTAATGGAAGGCGAAAAAGTTTATATCCCGCACTTCGGCACTTTTGAGCTGAGATACTTCTTAGCGAAACAAGGCCGTAACCCACAAACCGGCGCTAAGATTGACATTGCTGGCGCTAATCACCCCAGTTTTAAGCCCTCTCCCGCATTAAAAACGTTAGTTAACAGCTAA
- a CDS encoding S16 family serine protease: protein MNPTLVLATNLEPHFHSALSEKSKLSDILLGQTRLVSTFTLASQLEQQYLYIADYVGMDRQAVFQAIAHQNKQEFEYLHGNIRRSHLFGKNKQQPGLLNSDKLVFICAESLLRFENLWHGLIQALINHKIDYNNGEQDQVNCQLVLIGNSQLFAELTYHDPKFTQLFPLLAESNSELDLNQHNAADYCRFLQALAARKKLTLQASALQPLLKYSSRQCEHQDRLSLNMVQFSQLMLQASVLAQATELDAAAINQALAELHFRHNSSEQYSAQNFDDAFIVLETDGEVVGQINGLTVIDSPDFSYGEPARITASVHYGDGEVADIERKSELGGNIHAKGMMILSACLYRVFGRDAPLHLNANIVFEQSYQEIDGDSASLAEYCALMSAIAERPIIQSIAVTGALDQMGNVQAIGGVNEKIEGFFNLCNSRQLTGRQGVMIPKANVCQLNLKPEVIDAIKQGQFQLYQVEHIDQAVEILMDMPAGVADEDDNYPDETLYGLVQQRLDKLAGHDDDPLTWREKFKLLFASRND from the coding sequence ATGAATCCAACACTTGTACTCGCTACCAACCTTGAACCTCACTTTCATTCAGCATTGTCTGAAAAGAGTAAACTCTCAGATATTTTACTCGGCCAAACTCGATTAGTGTCGACCTTTACCTTAGCCAGCCAATTAGAGCAGCAGTACTTGTACATTGCCGATTACGTGGGTATGGACAGACAGGCGGTGTTTCAGGCCATAGCCCACCAAAACAAGCAAGAATTTGAGTATCTCCACGGTAATATTCGCCGTAGCCATTTGTTTGGCAAAAACAAACAACAACCAGGGCTATTGAACTCAGATAAGCTAGTGTTTATTTGCGCTGAAAGTTTATTGCGGTTTGAAAATTTATGGCATGGCTTAATTCAAGCACTGATCAACCATAAGATTGACTATAACAACGGCGAACAAGATCAAGTTAACTGTCAGTTAGTGCTGATAGGTAATAGCCAACTATTTGCTGAGTTAACCTATCACGACCCTAAGTTCACTCAATTATTCCCGTTATTGGCTGAATCTAATTCAGAGCTTGATCTCAATCAGCATAATGCCGCGGATTATTGCCGATTCTTGCAAGCCCTCGCCGCGCGTAAAAAGCTGACGTTGCAAGCATCAGCGCTGCAACCATTACTTAAGTATTCGTCGCGTCAATGTGAACACCAAGATAGATTAAGTCTTAATATGGTGCAGTTCTCGCAATTAATGCTGCAAGCAAGCGTATTGGCACAAGCCACAGAGTTAGATGCTGCTGCCATTAATCAAGCTTTGGCCGAGCTGCACTTTCGTCATAATTCTTCTGAGCAATATTCAGCCCAAAATTTTGATGATGCTTTCATAGTGTTAGAAACCGATGGTGAAGTTGTTGGCCAGATTAATGGCCTGACAGTTATCGATAGCCCAGATTTTAGCTATGGCGAACCCGCCAGAATTACTGCATCAGTTCATTATGGTGATGGTGAAGTCGCCGATATTGAGCGTAAATCAGAGCTTGGCGGCAACATTCACGCTAAGGGTATGATGATCCTATCGGCTTGTCTTTATCGCGTATTTGGCCGTGACGCCCCGCTCCACCTCAACGCTAACATAGTGTTTGAACAATCTTATCAAGAGATTGATGGTGATAGCGCTTCCTTGGCTGAATATTGCGCGCTGATGTCCGCCATTGCAGAGCGTCCTATCATCCAAAGCATTGCTGTTACTGGCGCGCTCGATCAAATGGGTAATGTTCAAGCTATTGGGGGCGTTAACGAGAAAATCGAAGGTTTCTTTAACCTCTGTAACAGTCGTCAACTGACTGGCCGTCAAGGGGTTATGATCCCTAAAGCCAATGTGTGTCAGTTAAATTTAAAGCCTGAAGTGATTGATGCCATTAAACAAGGTCAGTTTCAGCTCTATCAAGTTGAACATATTGACCAAGCTGTAGAAATATTAATGGACATGCCTGCAGGCGTTGCCGATGAGGATGACAACTACCCAGATGAAACCCTCTATGGCCTAGTGCAGCAACGTTTGGACAAATTAGCAGGCCATGACGATGACCCGCTGACTTGGCGTGAAAAGTTCAAATTGTTGTTTGCTAGTCGCAACGATTGA
- the uvrC gene encoding excinuclease ABC subunit UvrC, with protein MPNSIFDAKRFLSDVPSQPGVYRMYDAKGIVIYVGKAKDLKKRLSSYFRQQVGHVKTQALVSHIANVDVTLTHSETDALILEHDYIKQYMPKYNVLLRDDKSYPYILLSAHRHPRLTYHRGAKREAGEYFGPYPNGGAVRESLNLLQKLFPIRQCSDVFYQSRSRPCLQYQIGRCSAPCVGKISDEDYQAQVRLATLFLRGKNEQVVANLVAQMESAAQELAFEKAARLRDQIQALRKVSEQQEVSSTQGDLDIIGVQYEHGVACFHLLFIRDGKILGSRSFFPKVPAQTELDEVLSAFMLQFYLNTDAQRSFPDEVIISHEFEEINALEQAIAQALNKKITIKTRVRAERASYLRLAVTNASNAVQTKLAHRNTIEKRFVALEAALGLTQPLARLECYDISHTMGESTVASCVVFNREGPESSQYRRFNIKGITPGDDYAAMSQALSRRFDKQTAEAIVPDIVFIDGGIGQLRQAQAIIDAKFANLPTKPLVMGIAKGESRKPGLETLIWGHNEQSFSLDGDAIALHLIQHIRDESHRFAITGHRNKRQKTRNTSTLENIAGIGPKRRKALLQFLGGLQEVKSASVAQLAKVPGISIEMAQTVYDSLRG; from the coding sequence ATGCCCAATTCAATTTTTGATGCTAAGCGTTTTTTAAGTGACGTACCCAGTCAACCGGGTGTGTACCGCATGTATGATGCCAAAGGTATTGTCATCTATGTTGGTAAAGCAAAAGATCTTAAAAAGCGCTTGAGTTCATATTTTCGCCAGCAAGTCGGTCATGTTAAGACGCAAGCGCTAGTCAGTCATATTGCTAATGTTGATGTGACGTTAACCCATAGCGAAACCGATGCCCTCATTCTTGAACACGATTACATTAAGCAATACATGCCTAAATACAATGTATTGCTGCGAGATGATAAATCGTATCCCTATATTTTACTCTCAGCCCATCGCCATCCACGTTTGACCTATCACCGCGGCGCCAAGCGTGAAGCGGGTGAATATTTTGGCCCCTATCCCAATGGTGGGGCGGTTCGTGAAAGCCTAAATTTACTGCAAAAGTTATTTCCAATTCGCCAATGCTCCGATGTCTTTTATCAGTCGCGATCACGCCCATGTTTACAATATCAAATTGGTCGGTGTAGTGCGCCGTGTGTAGGTAAAATCTCAGATGAGGATTATCAGGCGCAGGTTAGGTTGGCTACCTTATTTTTACGGGGTAAAAATGAGCAAGTGGTGGCCAATTTAGTGGCGCAAATGGAAAGCGCTGCGCAAGAGTTAGCCTTTGAAAAGGCGGCTAGGTTACGTGACCAAATTCAAGCCTTAAGAAAAGTGTCTGAGCAACAAGAAGTGTCTTCGACTCAGGGCGATCTTGATATTATCGGCGTGCAATATGAACATGGCGTCGCTTGCTTTCATTTACTCTTTATTCGCGATGGCAAGATTTTAGGTAGCCGCAGTTTCTTTCCTAAGGTACCGGCGCAAACCGAATTGGATGAAGTACTGAGCGCCTTTATGCTGCAGTTTTATTTAAATACCGATGCGCAGCGCAGTTTTCCCGATGAAGTGATCATAAGTCATGAATTTGAAGAAATTAACGCCCTAGAACAAGCCATTGCCCAAGCGTTAAATAAAAAAATCACTATTAAGACTCGCGTGCGGGCAGAGCGCGCCAGCTATTTACGCTTGGCTGTGACCAATGCCAGTAATGCGGTGCAAACTAAATTGGCACATCGCAATACCATTGAAAAGCGCTTTGTCGCGCTAGAAGCTGCTTTGGGCTTAACTCAGCCGTTAGCGCGCCTTGAATGTTACGATATCAGTCATACCATGGGGGAGAGCACTGTCGCCTCTTGCGTGGTGTTTAATCGTGAAGGACCTGAAAGCTCGCAATATCGCCGCTTTAATATTAAAGGAATTACCCCTGGTGATGATTATGCCGCTATGTCGCAAGCCTTATCTCGGCGCTTTGATAAACAAACGGCAGAAGCCATAGTCCCTGATATCGTATTTATCGATGGCGGTATTGGGCAACTGCGTCAAGCGCAAGCCATCATAGATGCTAAGTTTGCCAACTTGCCGACTAAACCACTCGTGATGGGAATTGCGAAAGGCGAGAGTCGCAAGCCTGGGCTTGAAACCCTTATTTGGGGACATAACGAGCAAAGCTTTTCACTGGATGGTGATGCTATTGCTTTACACCTTATTCAGCATATTCGTGATGAATCGCACCGCTTTGCGATTACTGGTCACAGGAATAAGCGCCAAAAGACGCGTAATACATCTACCTTAGAAAATATTGCCGGTATTGGCCCTAAACGACGTAAAGCATTACTGCAATTTTTAGGAGGATTACAAGAGGTTAAGAGTGCTAGCGTCGCACAATTAGCTAAAGTTCCTGGGATTAGCATAGAAATGGCACAAACTGTCTATGATTCGTTGCGAGGGTAA
- a CDS encoding methyl-accepting chemotaxis protein, whose product MQIPQFTIGRKLAIGFSSVLLVMFAAIIYSNGRLIELDKAQDTLVTQTFSNDVAGLTLQAEISKSLAIIHAYLILGKPELKDQRQEGWINIDNLLAQLSAAAVDSPIEGFKEKISNLKELLSIYRSAQDEVEAVAHTENEQPAMKIFKKEFMPQVDEAQRALFELSRLEDELPATPVRKKLLGLFDQLSSNYLMILNSVGSYLMTGDVKFQQKFEQYWQKNSLLLTNNQHLTFLTSLQRQQLTSYQDASQKMKSLVSKMFAIRATTQWNMSQHLLAQKTKPAADNALLVVNDLIALQVKNVEQEINDLGELTASIITILQASGFFGLVLGIFISVVFTRSVALPILRAKACVENVASTGDYSLRLDINTKDELGQLAQSFNSLMNETKHGLSEFNHVMARIVQGDLSVRVQGDYSGDLLAIKQATNASLENIEQSAHQKMTLEAKSLVIANENAQVRQALDSASNNIMIADGNNEIIYINHAATAMLHSAEADFGRDIHNFDPNNVLGLSIDKFYRQQQVNLLQNITTAHLSELKVGNRIMAINAMPMFDTQRTRIGTMIEWRDRTDEVAIEYEVDTVIAAAAFGDFSKRINMDNKNGFFFTLAKGLNNLSDNIENSIVDMQSMLAAMAKGNLTLRIDKNYGGRLGQLKSDANQTVEKLTEVILKIRETAATISNTSREIVTGNQNLSRRTELQASSLQTTSSSMDDMTKSVKHSAENALATKTLSTDARIRAREGGTAITRTISAMKEISHASNEIAEIVGVIDEIAFQTNLLALNAAVEAARAGDQGRGFAVVAGEVRNLAQRSATAAKEIKQLIQASNKKVAIGESLVNESGVTLNEIVTMIEAVGDKMEGISDAAQEQSRGIEQVNTAVARMDDMTQQNAELVEEASSASESMWALSQEMTEMVAFFELLEDRVSHTPPSAPYKPNADGIDYHFFDNNNSDDWEKEFA is encoded by the coding sequence ATGCAAATACCCCAATTTACCATAGGTAGAAAGTTAGCTATTGGTTTTAGTTCGGTATTACTGGTGATGTTTGCAGCCATTATTTACTCCAACGGCCGCTTAATTGAACTAGATAAAGCCCAAGATACCTTAGTGACTCAAACATTTTCCAACGATGTCGCCGGACTCACTTTACAAGCGGAAATTAGTAAATCCTTGGCAATCATCCACGCCTATCTCATTTTAGGAAAACCTGAGTTAAAAGACCAGCGCCAAGAGGGCTGGATTAACATCGATAATTTATTAGCCCAGCTTAGTGCTGCGGCGGTCGATAGTCCAATCGAGGGCTTTAAAGAAAAAATTAGTAATTTAAAAGAGTTACTGAGCATATATCGCAGCGCACAAGATGAAGTGGAAGCTGTAGCTCATACCGAAAATGAGCAGCCCGCCATGAAGATCTTCAAAAAGGAATTTATGCCGCAGGTAGACGAGGCGCAACGGGCATTATTTGAGCTCTCTCGCTTAGAAGATGAGCTCCCTGCTACCCCAGTTCGAAAAAAATTACTGGGGCTGTTTGATCAATTAAGCTCCAACTATTTAATGATATTAAATTCCGTTGGCTCTTATTTAATGACAGGCGATGTTAAATTCCAGCAAAAGTTTGAGCAATACTGGCAAAAAAACAGTTTGCTGCTCACCAATAATCAACATTTAACATTTTTGACTTCCTTGCAGCGCCAGCAGCTAACTAGCTACCAAGATGCCAGCCAAAAAATGAAGTCATTAGTCTCTAAAATGTTCGCCATTAGAGCAACGACTCAATGGAATATGTCACAACATCTGTTAGCACAGAAAACTAAGCCAGCTGCAGATAACGCGCTGCTCGTGGTTAATGATTTAATTGCCCTGCAAGTTAAGAATGTTGAACAAGAAATTAACGACTTAGGCGAATTAACTGCATCTATCATCACTATCTTACAAGCCTCAGGCTTTTTCGGGCTAGTGCTTGGCATCTTTATCAGCGTCGTTTTTACCCGTTCAGTGGCATTACCCATACTTAGGGCCAAAGCCTGTGTCGAAAATGTCGCTAGCACGGGTGACTATTCACTGCGCCTAGATATCAACACTAAGGATGAACTAGGACAATTAGCGCAATCCTTTAATAGTTTAATGAATGAAACTAAGCATGGCTTATCTGAGTTCAATCACGTCATGGCTCGCATCGTCCAAGGTGATTTAAGCGTGCGCGTACAAGGCGATTACAGCGGCGATTTATTAGCTATTAAGCAAGCAACTAATGCTTCGCTAGAAAATATTGAACAATCCGCTCATCAAAAAATGACTCTCGAAGCTAAATCATTAGTGATTGCCAATGAGAATGCTCAGGTGCGCCAAGCACTAGATAGCGCATCCAACAATATTATGATTGCCGATGGCAATAATGAAATTATCTATATCAACCATGCAGCAACCGCAATGCTGCATTCAGCTGAAGCTGATTTTGGCCGCGATATCCATAATTTTGATCCCAACAATGTGCTTGGCTTATCCATCGATAAATTCTATCGTCAGCAGCAAGTTAACCTATTACAAAATATTACTACGGCTCATCTCAGTGAATTAAAAGTCGGAAATCGGATTATGGCAATCAATGCCATGCCTATGTTTGATACTCAGCGCACTCGTATTGGCACTATGATTGAGTGGCGTGATCGCACCGATGAAGTAGCCATTGAATACGAAGTAGATACCGTCATAGCCGCGGCTGCCTTTGGTGATTTTAGTAAACGCATCAATATGGACAATAAGAATGGTTTCTTCTTCACCTTGGCTAAAGGCCTCAATAATCTATCGGACAATATTGAAAACTCCATTGTCGATATGCAAAGCATGTTAGCGGCCATGGCCAAAGGTAATTTAACCCTACGAATCGATAAAAATTATGGCGGCCGTCTAGGTCAGCTCAAAAGCGATGCCAACCAAACCGTTGAGAAACTGACTGAGGTGATCCTTAAAATTCGTGAAACCGCCGCTACCATTTCTAATACCTCAAGAGAAATTGTCACCGGCAACCAAAATTTAAGTCGGCGTACTGAACTGCAAGCATCATCCCTGCAAACGACGTCATCGAGCATGGATGATATGACCAAAAGTGTGAAGCACAGTGCTGAAAATGCCTTAGCCACCAAAACATTAAGTACAGATGCTCGTATCCGTGCCCGAGAAGGCGGTACCGCCATCACCCGTACCATCAGCGCGATGAAAGAAATTAGTCATGCAAGTAATGAAATCGCTGAAATTGTGGGCGTTATTGATGAAATTGCCTTCCAAACAAATTTATTAGCGCTTAATGCGGCAGTTGAAGCGGCGCGCGCGGGCGATCAAGGACGCGGTTTTGCGGTTGTGGCGGGTGAAGTGCGTAATCTTGCTCAACGCTCAGCAACCGCCGCCAAAGAAATCAAACAACTCATTCAAGCCAGTAATAAGAAAGTCGCCATTGGTGAATCACTAGTGAATGAATCAGGTGTCACCTTAAATGAAATTGTGACCATGATTGAAGCCGTTGGTGACAAAATGGAAGGCATAAGTGATGCTGCCCAAGAGCAAAGCCGTGGGATTGAGCAAGTGAACACCGCCGTAGCGCGTATGGATGATATGACCCAGCAAAATGCGGAATTGGTTGAAGAAGCGTCAAGCGCCAGTGAGAGCATGTGGGCGTTATCGCAAGAAATGACCGAGATGGTCGCTTTCTTTGAATTATTAGAAGACAGAGTCAGCCATACACCCCCATCGGCCCCGTATAAGCCAAACGCCGATGGGATTGATTACCACTTCTTTGACAATAATAATAGCGACGACTGGGAAAAGGAATTTGCTTAA
- the pgsA gene encoding CDP-diacylglycerol--glycerol-3-phosphate 3-phosphatidyltransferase: protein MPFNIPIALTWFRVFLLPVFVVLFYLPFTWAAFATAFVFWFAALTDALDGYAARKLKQSTRFGAFLDPVADKVMVATALVLLVQDYDSIWLTIPALLMIGREIVISALREWMAEIGKRGTVAVSWIGKYKTAAQMLSIIGLLWKPNDWVIYFSYGLLYIAAILTFWSMMTYLLAAWKDLVAE from the coding sequence ATGCCGTTTAATATACCTATTGCCCTGACGTGGTTTAGGGTTTTTTTACTTCCAGTTTTTGTTGTTCTTTTCTATCTACCTTTTACATGGGCTGCTTTCGCAACTGCTTTTGTTTTCTGGTTTGCGGCATTAACCGATGCGTTAGATGGCTATGCAGCAAGAAAGCTCAAACAATCAACTCGATTTGGTGCATTTTTAGATCCTGTTGCTGATAAAGTCATGGTTGCCACTGCTTTAGTACTATTAGTGCAAGACTACGATAGTATTTGGTTGACGATTCCTGCGCTATTGATGATTGGTCGAGAAATCGTGATTTCAGCCCTGCGCGAGTGGATGGCAGAAATTGGTAAACGCGGAACAGTGGCTGTTTCTTGGATAGGCAAATATAAAACGGCGGCGCAGATGTTGTCGATTATTGGCTTATTATGGAAACCCAATGACTGGGTTATCTACTTCAGTTATGGCCTACTCTATATAGCGGCAATTCTAACCTTCTGGTCAATGATGACCTATTTACTCGCCGCTTGGAAAGATTTAGTAGCAGAGTAA
- a CDS encoding helix-hairpin-helix domain-containing protein: MTHRDIAQFADIPNVGPATIKDLRTIGIHSPKDLIGQDPYQLYVRLCQLTNSRHDPCTLDIFMAAVSYMDGGPAQKWWEFSAERKRLLS; the protein is encoded by the coding sequence ATGACCCATAGAGATATTGCGCAGTTTGCCGATATTCCCAATGTTGGCCCTGCCACCATTAAGGACTTGCGAACTATTGGCATTCATTCACCTAAGGATTTAATCGGCCAAGATCCTTACCAACTCTATGTTCGTTTGTGTCAGTTAACTAATAGCCGTCATGATCCCTGTACGCTCGATATCTTTATGGCTGCGGTTAGCTATATGGACGGCGGGCCGGCGCAAAAATGGTGGGAGTTTAGTGCTGAGCGTAAAAGGCTATTATCTTAG
- the uvrY gene encoding UvrY/SirA/GacA family response regulator transcription factor: MISVLLVDDHDLVRTGIRRILEDEKGIKVVGEVGTGEAAVLWCRNNEADVILMDMNMPGIGGLEATRKILRHQSHAKIIVLTVHTEDPFPTKVMQAGASGYLTKGAKPPEVLQAIRQVALGQRYLSPEIAQQMALSQFNQTDENPFKSLSERELQIMMMITNGDKVSDISEQLNLSPKTVNSYRYRLFAKLGISGDVELTRLAIRYKMLDTGQF, translated from the coding sequence TTGATCTCTGTATTGCTAGTTGATGATCACGACCTGGTTAGAACGGGTATTCGTAGGATCCTCGAAGACGAAAAAGGTATTAAAGTTGTTGGCGAAGTCGGTACGGGTGAAGCCGCGGTACTTTGGTGTCGAAATAACGAAGCCGATGTGATCCTGATGGACATGAATATGCCTGGTATTGGTGGGCTTGAGGCAACGCGTAAGATTTTACGCCATCAAAGCCATGCCAAAATCATAGTATTGACAGTACACACCGAAGATCCTTTCCCAACTAAAGTCATGCAAGCTGGCGCCAGTGGTTATTTAACTAAAGGGGCTAAGCCGCCTGAAGTGCTGCAAGCTATTCGCCAAGTTGCACTGGGTCAACGCTATCTTTCCCCTGAAATTGCCCAACAGATGGCCTTAAGTCAGTTTAATCAGACCGATGAAAACCCATTTAAGAGTTTATCTGAGCGTGAATTACAAATCATGATGATGATAACCAATGGCGATAAGGTGAGTGATATCTCGGAGCAGCTGAATCTTAGCCCTAAAACGGTTAACAGCTATCGTTATCGCTTGTTTGCCAAGCTTGGTATTAGTGGTGATGTTGAGCTGACTCGTTTGGCGATTCGTTATAAAATGCTCGACACAGGTCAGTTTTAA